A single region of the Nomia melanderi isolate GNS246 chromosome 12, iyNomMela1, whole genome shotgun sequence genome encodes:
- the LOC116434469 gene encoding transmembrane protein 223: MFNSLYFKNNCINTHVINKLQFFYQRLKKNDKFIEFATCKPYHSFSRSINKITNLRNVIQQPKVDRKYSYININIQNDIFLFKFETNYFKNIRWILLAALTSSAVTCYTSYDPKLKSLLFKDISWSQYIKTCGTNIIFFTFGIFIGPVAVILLYFISQRFIKYLILNKGGNEVTMVTYHLFKEQKILKVPVNKIQANISRHEMKTYLPLKIKDKKFFFLLDNGGTFYNKDLFDNTVGFAKKW; this comes from the exons atgtttaattctttGTATTTCAAAAACAACTGTATAAATACACATGTAATAAAcaagttacaatttttttatcaacGACTAAAGAAGAATgataaatttatagaatttgcaACGTGTAAACCATATCATTCTTTCTCtagaagtataaataaaataactaatttaag AAATGTGATTCAACAGCCAAAGGTGgatagaaaatattcatatataaatataaatatacaaaatgatatatttctgtttaaatttgaaactaattattttaaaaatattagatgGATTTTATTAGCAGCATTAACTTCTTCTGCTGTGACGTGTTACACTTCATATGATCCAAAGTTGAAATCACTATTATTTAAAGATATCTCTTGGTCCCAGTATATTAAAACTTGTggaacaaatattatattttttacatttggaatatttatag GTCCTGTGGCtgtcattttattatattttatatctcaacgttttataaaatatcttattttaAACAAAGGAGGTAATGAAGTAACTATGGTTACCtatcatttatttaaagaaCAAAAAATTCTAAAAGTTCCTGTAAATAAG ATACAAGCTAATATATCAAGACATGAAATGAAAACTTATTTACCATTAAAAATTAAGGacaagaaatttttctttttattagacAACGGTGGAACATTTTATAATAAGGATTTATTTGATAATACAGTTGGATTTGCAAAAAAGTGGTAA
- the Cdc27 gene encoding cell division cycle protein 27 isoform X3, translating to MMRTTKGNDAHKLALKLNPFLWHSFEELCNVGEVVEPAKVFQLDKLDNFTMCHGSVSVPPYASDSDLIVPTNNLSGTPTMNGISVTPAQMTTASTVMNGIGPTVRLYSSVDESPQNQPTHYSNCSSISPRAKLPRYRSMFNNTMSPLTPSFGILPLESNTPEPTVLPSHTTLTEANDQKSLVKRVSSLRAHVGQLMSRKETPLQQGKPVFSQSGNTSNSANIVTVTPTTPTPAPPTLQGTNVRRSSRLFSHSYSVKENNKSPNRNKFATPKSPSRKTKARLSKTNLSKANLNELNERNRNEKEKSETITSEKAVANVNALNNQSNANFCAVTLQKQCAEGLMSLLRELGLAYQYLSQYKCAQAVEILGILPAQHYNTGWVLSMLARAHFEMSDYKKAAGYFAEVRQLEPQRTELMEIYSTVLWHLHAEVQLSTLAQELVSEDRNSPAAWCATGNLFSAQTEHETAIKFFQRAIQVDPNFPYAYTLLGHEYVTTEELDKAITAFRSAIRLDSRHYNAWFGLGTIFSKQEQYSLAELHFKRALQINPQNSAIMCHIGVVQNALKKTDQALKTLNAAIANDPDNTLCKFHRASINFSIGRHAEALSEFEELKNIVPKESLVYYSIGKVHKKLGNTHLALMYFSWASDLDPKGVNSQIKEAILNPGQGDEESPATQSDEQQAQNNSMEQEIENNREGSVVSPAGNVSVEAHADDSDDSL from the exons atgatgCGTACTACGAAAGGAAATGATGCACATAAATTGGCTTTAAAACTGAATCCATTTCTGTGGCATTCGTTTGAAGAATTATGCAATGTTGGCGAAGTTGTAGAACCTGCAAAAGTTTTTCAACTAGATAAATTAGATAATTTTACAATGTGCCATGGTAGTGTATCTGTTCCCCCCTATGCCTCGGACTCTGATCTCATTGTACCTACGAACAATTTAAGTGGTACACCTACTATGAATGGCATcagtgt TACACCTGCACAAATGACAACAGCGTCAACTGTTATGAATGGCATAGGACCTACTGTACGATTATACTCATCTGTAGATGAAAGTCCCCAAAATCAACCTACACATTACAGTAATTGTTCCTCGATATCACCAAGAGCTAAACTTCCACGGTACCGTAGTATGTTCAATAATACCATGAGTCCTCTTACTCCGAGTTTTGGCATTTTACCATTAGAAAGTAATACACCTGAGCCAACGGTGTTACCATCGCATACCACACTTACAGAAGCTAACGATCAGAAAAGTTTAGTAAAACGCGTCAGTAGTTTAAGAGCTCACGTGGGG CAGTTGATGTCAAGGAAAGAAACACCATTACAACAAGGGAAGCCAGTATTTTCACAGTCAGGAAATACAAGTAATAGTGCAAATATTGTGACGGTGACGCCCACTACACCAACACCGGCACCACCAACGTTACAAGGTACCAATGTTAGGCGTTCATCAAGGCTGTTTAGTCATAGCTATTCAGTCAAG gaaaacaataagtctccaaatagaaataaatttgcTACGCCTAAATCTCCATCTCGGAAAACAAAAGCTAGACTCTCAAAGACTAATTTAAGTAAAGCcaatttgaatgaattaaatgaaagaaaccgaaacgagaaagaaaaatcgGAAACTATTACATCGGAAAAAGCTGTAGCTAATGTAAATGCACTGAACAATCAAAGTAATGCCAATTTCTGTGCTGTAACACTCCAGAAACAATGTGCTG AAGGTTTAATGTCACTGCTTCGTGAACTAGGATTGGCATATCAATACTTAAGTCAGTACAAATGTGCTCAAGCAGTTGAGATATTAGGTATTCTCCCAGCACAACATTATAACACAGGATGGGTATTATCGATGTTAGCTCGTGCACACTTCGAAATGAGTGATTATAAAAAGGCAGCTGG TTATTTTGCAGAGGTAAGGCAGTTGGAACCTCAGAGGACTGAACTCATGGAAATTTATAGTACAGTACTATGGCATTTACATGCTGAAGTTCAGCTCTCTACTCTTGCACAAGAACTCGTTTCCGAAGATCGCAATTCGCCGGCTGCATGGTGTGCTACCGGAAACTTATTTTCCGCGCAAACGGAACATGAAACAGCAATCAAGTTCTTTCAAAGAGCTATTCAG GTGGATCCGAATTTTCCATATGCCTATACACTTCTTGGTCATGAGTATGTAACGACAGAAGAATTGGATAAGGCTATAACCGCATTTCGTAGCGCCATCAGGCTTGACTCACGGCATTATAATGCATG GTTTGGATTAGgaacaatattttctaaacaaGAACAGTATAGTCTGGCGGAGTTGCATTTTAAACGTGCTTTACAAATTAATCCGCAGAACTCTGCGATAATGTGCCACATTGGTGTTGTACAAAATGCACTGAAGAAAACTGACCAAGCTTTAAAGACTTTGAATGCTGCTATCGCGAACGATCCCGACAATACTTTATGCAAGTTTCATCGTGCAAGCATTAATTTCTCAATTGGTCGGCACGCAGAAGCGCTTAGCGAATTCgaggaattgaaaaatattgtaccCAAAGAATCTCTAGTCTATTATTCGATAGGAAaa GTACATAAAAAGTTGGGTAATACGCATCTCGCGTTAATGTACTTTAGTTGGGCGTCGGATTTAGATCCAAAGGGTGTCAACAGTCAAATCAAAGAAGCTATATTAAATCCAGGTCAAGGAGACGAAGAATCTCCGGCCACGCAGTcag ACGAGCAGCAGGCGCAAAATAACTCAATGGAACAAGAGATTGAAAATAACAGAGAAGGAAGTGTCGTAAGCCCTGCCGGAAACGTCTCGGTCGAAGCTCACGCTGACGACAGCGACGATAGTTTATGA
- the LOC116426080 gene encoding microtubule nucleation factor SSNA1 — MSQHGAALQTYNQELVKCLEDMKIRRTELQTQIEAQEEEKNNLQREIENLSYKLTRLNDSLSKRIAVRNEYDKTIADTETAYIKILESSQLLLNMIKREATKLDQALVKAILDKQQYRP, encoded by the exons ATGTCTCAGCACGGTGCTGCTTTACAAACATATAATCAAGAACTTGTAAAAT GTTTAGAGGATATGAAAATAAGGCGTACAGAGTTGCAAACACAAATTGAAGCacaggaagaagaaaaaaataatttacaaagagaaatagaaaatttatcttATAAACTAACACGATTGAATGATAGTTTATCTAAAAGGATAGCTGTTAGAAACGAATATGATAAAACTATCGCCGATACAGAAACTGCGTATATAAAG ATTTTGGAGAGTTCACAACTTTTATTGAATATGATTAAGAGAGAGGCTACAAAATTGGACCAGGCATTAGTTAAGGCAATCTTGGACAAACAACAATATCGACCataa
- the brn gene encoding beta-1,3-galactosyltransferase brn encodes MYCLLRPCFHRSFRLITKIKLTYVCVCIGFIVLLDFFGAFTHFFEISYHTSFVYPYEEDVHEFVSALRHNEEPKVAPIYEYNYTFVINNKQKCIDPAYNNYRVVYIVKSAIEHFERRLAIRNSWGFEKRFFDVPSKTIFMLGVHLHDSELQAKVETEAMKYKDIVQANFTDSYYNNSIKTMMAFKWLVKYCSNSKFYMFVDDDIYVSVKNVLRFIRNPANYPDYFKEPKKIGAHKREIKVSDEAEESYFKNTVATRNSNSSNTNHVPKNIKNTTNEIIYKLTQNDYVKTEHTGPMSTNAPAEILKSKINVTRNDIVPNRRKRQIFDFELPEDIRLYAGFVIISSPHRHKSSKWYVPLSEYPYHLWPPYITAGAYILSKEALLEMYYTSLYTKHFRFDDIYLGIVAKKADIEPFHCEEFHFSKKDYTKFNYKYVISSHGYGDPSELLNVWNEQKALGNA; translated from the coding sequence atgtATTGTTTATTGCGTCCTTGCTTTCATAGAAGTTTTCGACTGATAACAAAAATCAAATTGACATACGTCTGTGTTTGTATCGGTTTCATTGTATTACTTGATTTTTTCGGGGCATTCACACATTTTTTTGAAATCTCATATCATACAAGTTTTGTTTACCCGTATGAAGAAGatgtgcatgaatttgtgagTGCATTAAGACATAATGAAGAACCAAAAGTTGCACCTATATATGAGTACAATTACACATTTGTAATTAACaacaaacaaaaatgtatagACCCAGCATACAACAATTATCGTGTTGTATATATAGTAAAATCTGCAATAGAACATTTCGAGAGAAGACTGGCAATTAGGAACTCTTGGGGTTTTGAAAAAAGATTCTTTGATGTACCTTCGAAGACAATTTTTATGTTAGGCGTACATTTACATGATAGTGAACTTCAAGCTAAGGTTGAAACAGAGGCTATGAAATATAAGGATATTGTACAAGCCAATTTTACAGattcttattacaataattctattaaaacaatgatGGCTTTTAAATGGTTAGTGAAATATTGCTCAAACTCGAAATTTTACATGTTTGTTGATGACGATATAtatgtttctgtaaaaaatgttttgaGATTTATAAGAAATCCAGCTAACTACCCAGATTATTTTAAAGAACCCAAAAAGATTGGAGCCCATAAAAGAGAAATCAAAGTTTCTGACGAAGCAGAAGaatcatattttaaaaatacagttGCAACGAGGAATAGCAATTCTTCAAATACAAATCATGttcctaaaaatataaaaaatactacaaatgaaattatttacaaattgacACAAAATGATTATGTTAAGACAGAACATACAGGACCTATGTCTACTAATGCACCTGCAGAGAtacttaaaagtaaaataaatgttacgaGAAATGATATTGTAccaaacagaagaaaaagacaAATTTTTGATTTTGAACTTCCAGAAGATATTAGATTGTATGCAGGCTTTGTGATAATATCTTCACCTCATCGTCATAAATCTTCTAAATGGTATGTTCCTCTTAGTGAATATCCTTATCATTTATGGCCACCGTATATTACAGCTGGCGCATATATATTGTCGAAGGAAGCCCTATTAGAGATGTATTATACTAGTCTTTATACAAAGCACTTTAGATTTGACGATATCTATTTAGGCATAGTTGCTAAGAAAGCAGACATTGAGCCTTTTCATTGCGaagagtttcatttttctaaaaaagattatacaaaatttaattataaatatgtaataagttCTCATGGATATGGAGATCCAAGTGAACTATTAAATGTATGGAATGAACAAAAAGCTCTTGGCAATGCttaa
- the Cdc27 gene encoding cell division cycle protein 27 isoform X2, translated as MIVQEPVQAAIWHCLNHYAYPDAIFLAERLCAEVDTEETLFLLATCYYRSGQVRQAYALLSKKAPSSAQCRFLLAKCCYDLEKYAEAEAAIIGGYYKQLKNLEEIVTQFGEHACFSLQIIAKIYYKMMRTTKGNDAHKLALKLNPFLWHSFEELCNVGEVVEPAKVFQLDKLDNFTMCHGSVSVPPYASDSDLIVPTNNLSGTPTMNGISVTPAQMTTASTVMNGIGPTVRLYSSVDESPQNQPTHYSNCSSISPRAKLPRYRSMFNNTMSPLTPSFGILPLESNTPEPTVLPSHTTLTEANDQKSLVKRVSSLRAHVGLMSRKETPLQQGKPVFSQSGNTSNSANIVTVTPTTPTPAPPTLQGTNVRRSSRLFSHSYSVKENNKSPNRNKFATPKSPSRKTKARLSKTNLSKANLNELNERNRNEKEKSETITSEKAVANVNALNNQSNANFCAVTLQKQCAEGLMSLLRELGLAYQYLSQYKCAQAVEILGILPAQHYNTGWVLSMLARAHFEMSDYKKAAGYFAEVRQLEPQRTELMEIYSTVLWHLHAEVQLSTLAQELVSEDRNSPAAWCATGNLFSAQTEHETAIKFFQRAIQVDPNFPYAYTLLGHEYVTTEELDKAITAFRSAIRLDSRHYNAWFGLGTIFSKQEQYSLAELHFKRALQINPQNSAIMCHIGVVQNALKKTDQALKTLNAAIANDPDNTLCKFHRASINFSIGRHAEALSEFEELKNIVPKESLVYYSIGKVHKKLGNTHLALMYFSWASDLDPKGVNSQIKEAILNPGQGDEESPATQSDEQQAQNNSMEQEIENNREGSVVSPAGNVSVEAHADDSDDSL; from the exons ATGATCGTACAGGAGCCAGTGCAG GCAGCCATATGGCATTGTTTAAATCATTATGCTTATCCAGATGCAATATTTTTAGCAGAAAGATTGTGCGCGGAAG ttgaCACAGAAGAAACTTTATTCCTTTTGGCAACATGTTATTATCGTTCGGGACAAGTTAGACAAGCGTATGCGTTGCTTTCAAAAAAAGCTCCAAGCTCCGCGCAATGCAGATTCCTTTTGGCCAAGTGTTGTTACGATTTAGAAAA ATATGCAGAAGCAGAAGCGGCGATAATAGGGGGATATTATAAACAGTTGAAAAATTTAGAAGAAATTGTAACTCAGTTTGGTGAACACGCATGTTTTTCACTTCAGATCATAGCTAAgatttattacaaaatgatgCGTACTACGAAAGGAAATGATGCACATAAATTGGCTTTAAAACTGAATCCATTTCTGTGGCATTCGTTTGAAGAATTATGCAATGTTGGCGAAGTTGTAGAACCTGCAAAAGTTTTTCAACTAGATAAATTAGATAATTTTACAATGTGCCATGGTAGTGTATCTGTTCCCCCCTATGCCTCGGACTCTGATCTCATTGTACCTACGAACAATTTAAGTGGTACACCTACTATGAATGGCATcagtgt TACACCTGCACAAATGACAACAGCGTCAACTGTTATGAATGGCATAGGACCTACTGTACGATTATACTCATCTGTAGATGAAAGTCCCCAAAATCAACCTACACATTACAGTAATTGTTCCTCGATATCACCAAGAGCTAAACTTCCACGGTACCGTAGTATGTTCAATAATACCATGAGTCCTCTTACTCCGAGTTTTGGCATTTTACCATTAGAAAGTAATACACCTGAGCCAACGGTGTTACCATCGCATACCACACTTACAGAAGCTAACGATCAGAAAAGTTTAGTAAAACGCGTCAGTAGTTTAAGAGCTCACGTGGGG TTGATGTCAAGGAAAGAAACACCATTACAACAAGGGAAGCCAGTATTTTCACAGTCAGGAAATACAAGTAATAGTGCAAATATTGTGACGGTGACGCCCACTACACCAACACCGGCACCACCAACGTTACAAGGTACCAATGTTAGGCGTTCATCAAGGCTGTTTAGTCATAGCTATTCAGTCAAG gaaaacaataagtctccaaatagaaataaatttgcTACGCCTAAATCTCCATCTCGGAAAACAAAAGCTAGACTCTCAAAGACTAATTTAAGTAAAGCcaatttgaatgaattaaatgaaagaaaccgaaacgagaaagaaaaatcgGAAACTATTACATCGGAAAAAGCTGTAGCTAATGTAAATGCACTGAACAATCAAAGTAATGCCAATTTCTGTGCTGTAACACTCCAGAAACAATGTGCTG AAGGTTTAATGTCACTGCTTCGTGAACTAGGATTGGCATATCAATACTTAAGTCAGTACAAATGTGCTCAAGCAGTTGAGATATTAGGTATTCTCCCAGCACAACATTATAACACAGGATGGGTATTATCGATGTTAGCTCGTGCACACTTCGAAATGAGTGATTATAAAAAGGCAGCTGG TTATTTTGCAGAGGTAAGGCAGTTGGAACCTCAGAGGACTGAACTCATGGAAATTTATAGTACAGTACTATGGCATTTACATGCTGAAGTTCAGCTCTCTACTCTTGCACAAGAACTCGTTTCCGAAGATCGCAATTCGCCGGCTGCATGGTGTGCTACCGGAAACTTATTTTCCGCGCAAACGGAACATGAAACAGCAATCAAGTTCTTTCAAAGAGCTATTCAG GTGGATCCGAATTTTCCATATGCCTATACACTTCTTGGTCATGAGTATGTAACGACAGAAGAATTGGATAAGGCTATAACCGCATTTCGTAGCGCCATCAGGCTTGACTCACGGCATTATAATGCATG GTTTGGATTAGgaacaatattttctaaacaaGAACAGTATAGTCTGGCGGAGTTGCATTTTAAACGTGCTTTACAAATTAATCCGCAGAACTCTGCGATAATGTGCCACATTGGTGTTGTACAAAATGCACTGAAGAAAACTGACCAAGCTTTAAAGACTTTGAATGCTGCTATCGCGAACGATCCCGACAATACTTTATGCAAGTTTCATCGTGCAAGCATTAATTTCTCAATTGGTCGGCACGCAGAAGCGCTTAGCGAATTCgaggaattgaaaaatattgtaccCAAAGAATCTCTAGTCTATTATTCGATAGGAAaa GTACATAAAAAGTTGGGTAATACGCATCTCGCGTTAATGTACTTTAGTTGGGCGTCGGATTTAGATCCAAAGGGTGTCAACAGTCAAATCAAAGAAGCTATATTAAATCCAGGTCAAGGAGACGAAGAATCTCCGGCCACGCAGTcag ACGAGCAGCAGGCGCAAAATAACTCAATGGAACAAGAGATTGAAAATAACAGAGAAGGAAGTGTCGTAAGCCCTGCCGGAAACGTCTCGGTCGAAGCTCACGCTGACGACAGCGACGATAGTTTATGA
- the LOC116426079 gene encoding uncharacterized protein LOC116426079 → MTHTSRYVGYHASTNRDYLTDGDESHRAPSDRTVSEYIVSVDHATMVKGMKKDRPEKYEKDEGRRSRSTHNSRVSVLSGSSRQGLHPLRKSASHGSICDNGSDIYVTSAAYRATSDISHVSHHSLSPSLRMGHRAPSHCSYGSAKSVKSHTSRKDGIIIETMSTPNPFCPNTKGVCCLMLLLNLGLILVTLGFVIVIQFFQPLIVWILGIIFLIFGFLTLIGSLIYCVHVFRNAKHPHDINPEDLYWTKYWQGHVGSAPEVYYKAEDKYQDDGYSDRLSKYSNRYYDRQRY, encoded by the exons ATGACTCACACTTCAAGATACGTAGGATACCATGCTAGTACAAATCGTGACTATTTAACAGATGGAGATGAAAGTCATCGTGCTCCATCAGATCGCACAGTATCTGAATATATTGTATCAGTCGATCATGCTACAATG GTAAAAGGAATGAAAAAAGACCGtccagaaaaatatgaaaaggaTGAAGGAAGACGATCACGAAGCACACACAACAGTCGTGTTTCAGTATTATCTGGATCATCCAGACAAGGTCTACATCCTCTTAGGAAGAGTGCTTCACATGGTAGTATATGTGACAATGGTTCAGACATATATGTTACAAGCGCTGCTTATAGGGCAACATCAGATATAAG CCATGTATCGCATCACAGTTTATCTCCAAGTTTAAGAATGGGTCATCGAGCACCTAGTCATTGCAGTTATGGTTCTGCGAAATCGGTGAAGTCTCACACTTCTAGGAAGGATGGTATTATTATAGAAACTATGTCGACGCCTAATCCATTTTGTCCGAATACCAAGGGAGTTTGCTGTCTGATGCTACTACTTAATCTTGGCTTAATTCTCGTTACCTTAGGTTTtgttatagtaattcaattcttTCAACCGTTAATAGTTTG GATTCTGGGGATAATCTTTCTCatatttggatttttaactTTGATAGGAAGTTTAATATACTGCGTACACGTATTTAGAAATGCTAAACATCCACACGATATTAATCCAGAAGACCTTTATTGGACAAAATATTGGCAAGGTCATGTAGGTTCAGCACCTGAAGTGTATTATAAGGCCGAAGATAAGTATCAAGATGATGGTTACAGTGATCGCTTaagcaaatattcaaatagatATTACGATCGTCAAagatactga
- the Cdc27 gene encoding cell division cycle protein 27 isoform X1: MIVQEPVQAAIWHCLNHYAYPDAIFLAERLCAEVDTEETLFLLATCYYRSGQVRQAYALLSKKAPSSAQCRFLLAKCCYDLEKYAEAEAAIIGGYYKQLKNLEEIVTQFGEHACFSLQIIAKIYYKMMRTTKGNDAHKLALKLNPFLWHSFEELCNVGEVVEPAKVFQLDKLDNFTMCHGSVSVPPYASDSDLIVPTNNLSGTPTMNGISVTPAQMTTASTVMNGIGPTVRLYSSVDESPQNQPTHYSNCSSISPRAKLPRYRSMFNNTMSPLTPSFGILPLESNTPEPTVLPSHTTLTEANDQKSLVKRVSSLRAHVGQLMSRKETPLQQGKPVFSQSGNTSNSANIVTVTPTTPTPAPPTLQGTNVRRSSRLFSHSYSVKENNKSPNRNKFATPKSPSRKTKARLSKTNLSKANLNELNERNRNEKEKSETITSEKAVANVNALNNQSNANFCAVTLQKQCAEGLMSLLRELGLAYQYLSQYKCAQAVEILGILPAQHYNTGWVLSMLARAHFEMSDYKKAAGYFAEVRQLEPQRTELMEIYSTVLWHLHAEVQLSTLAQELVSEDRNSPAAWCATGNLFSAQTEHETAIKFFQRAIQVDPNFPYAYTLLGHEYVTTEELDKAITAFRSAIRLDSRHYNAWFGLGTIFSKQEQYSLAELHFKRALQINPQNSAIMCHIGVVQNALKKTDQALKTLNAAIANDPDNTLCKFHRASINFSIGRHAEALSEFEELKNIVPKESLVYYSIGKVHKKLGNTHLALMYFSWASDLDPKGVNSQIKEAILNPGQGDEESPATQSDEQQAQNNSMEQEIENNREGSVVSPAGNVSVEAHADDSDDSL, encoded by the exons ATGATCGTACAGGAGCCAGTGCAG GCAGCCATATGGCATTGTTTAAATCATTATGCTTATCCAGATGCAATATTTTTAGCAGAAAGATTGTGCGCGGAAG ttgaCACAGAAGAAACTTTATTCCTTTTGGCAACATGTTATTATCGTTCGGGACAAGTTAGACAAGCGTATGCGTTGCTTTCAAAAAAAGCTCCAAGCTCCGCGCAATGCAGATTCCTTTTGGCCAAGTGTTGTTACGATTTAGAAAA ATATGCAGAAGCAGAAGCGGCGATAATAGGGGGATATTATAAACAGTTGAAAAATTTAGAAGAAATTGTAACTCAGTTTGGTGAACACGCATGTTTTTCACTTCAGATCATAGCTAAgatttattacaaaatgatgCGTACTACGAAAGGAAATGATGCACATAAATTGGCTTTAAAACTGAATCCATTTCTGTGGCATTCGTTTGAAGAATTATGCAATGTTGGCGAAGTTGTAGAACCTGCAAAAGTTTTTCAACTAGATAAATTAGATAATTTTACAATGTGCCATGGTAGTGTATCTGTTCCCCCCTATGCCTCGGACTCTGATCTCATTGTACCTACGAACAATTTAAGTGGTACACCTACTATGAATGGCATcagtgt TACACCTGCACAAATGACAACAGCGTCAACTGTTATGAATGGCATAGGACCTACTGTACGATTATACTCATCTGTAGATGAAAGTCCCCAAAATCAACCTACACATTACAGTAATTGTTCCTCGATATCACCAAGAGCTAAACTTCCACGGTACCGTAGTATGTTCAATAATACCATGAGTCCTCTTACTCCGAGTTTTGGCATTTTACCATTAGAAAGTAATACACCTGAGCCAACGGTGTTACCATCGCATACCACACTTACAGAAGCTAACGATCAGAAAAGTTTAGTAAAACGCGTCAGTAGTTTAAGAGCTCACGTGGGG CAGTTGATGTCAAGGAAAGAAACACCATTACAACAAGGGAAGCCAGTATTTTCACAGTCAGGAAATACAAGTAATAGTGCAAATATTGTGACGGTGACGCCCACTACACCAACACCGGCACCACCAACGTTACAAGGTACCAATGTTAGGCGTTCATCAAGGCTGTTTAGTCATAGCTATTCAGTCAAG gaaaacaataagtctccaaatagaaataaatttgcTACGCCTAAATCTCCATCTCGGAAAACAAAAGCTAGACTCTCAAAGACTAATTTAAGTAAAGCcaatttgaatgaattaaatgaaagaaaccgaaacgagaaagaaaaatcgGAAACTATTACATCGGAAAAAGCTGTAGCTAATGTAAATGCACTGAACAATCAAAGTAATGCCAATTTCTGTGCTGTAACACTCCAGAAACAATGTGCTG AAGGTTTAATGTCACTGCTTCGTGAACTAGGATTGGCATATCAATACTTAAGTCAGTACAAATGTGCTCAAGCAGTTGAGATATTAGGTATTCTCCCAGCACAACATTATAACACAGGATGGGTATTATCGATGTTAGCTCGTGCACACTTCGAAATGAGTGATTATAAAAAGGCAGCTGG TTATTTTGCAGAGGTAAGGCAGTTGGAACCTCAGAGGACTGAACTCATGGAAATTTATAGTACAGTACTATGGCATTTACATGCTGAAGTTCAGCTCTCTACTCTTGCACAAGAACTCGTTTCCGAAGATCGCAATTCGCCGGCTGCATGGTGTGCTACCGGAAACTTATTTTCCGCGCAAACGGAACATGAAACAGCAATCAAGTTCTTTCAAAGAGCTATTCAG GTGGATCCGAATTTTCCATATGCCTATACACTTCTTGGTCATGAGTATGTAACGACAGAAGAATTGGATAAGGCTATAACCGCATTTCGTAGCGCCATCAGGCTTGACTCACGGCATTATAATGCATG GTTTGGATTAGgaacaatattttctaaacaaGAACAGTATAGTCTGGCGGAGTTGCATTTTAAACGTGCTTTACAAATTAATCCGCAGAACTCTGCGATAATGTGCCACATTGGTGTTGTACAAAATGCACTGAAGAAAACTGACCAAGCTTTAAAGACTTTGAATGCTGCTATCGCGAACGATCCCGACAATACTTTATGCAAGTTTCATCGTGCAAGCATTAATTTCTCAATTGGTCGGCACGCAGAAGCGCTTAGCGAATTCgaggaattgaaaaatattgtaccCAAAGAATCTCTAGTCTATTATTCGATAGGAAaa GTACATAAAAAGTTGGGTAATACGCATCTCGCGTTAATGTACTTTAGTTGGGCGTCGGATTTAGATCCAAAGGGTGTCAACAGTCAAATCAAAGAAGCTATATTAAATCCAGGTCAAGGAGACGAAGAATCTCCGGCCACGCAGTcag ACGAGCAGCAGGCGCAAAATAACTCAATGGAACAAGAGATTGAAAATAACAGAGAAGGAAGTGTCGTAAGCCCTGCCGGAAACGTCTCGGTCGAAGCTCACGCTGACGACAGCGACGATAGTTTATGA